The proteins below are encoded in one region of Vulpes lagopus strain Blue_001 chromosome 10, ASM1834538v1, whole genome shotgun sequence:
- the LOC121500346 gene encoding olfactory receptor 145-like, producing MALGNASLVTEFILVGLTDLPDLQLPLFCLFLLMYVVTVMGNLCLVTLIRLNSHLHTPMYFFLFNLSFIDLFYSSVFTPKMLIHFTSKKNIISYMGCMTQLFFFCFFGISEAYVLTSMAYDRYVAICNPLLYNVAMSPNVCSLLMLGSYLMAFSGAMAHTGCMLRLTFCDANTINHYLCDILPLLQLSCTSTYVNELVVFIVEGINVIVPTVTIFVSYGFILSSILRISSTEGRSKAFSTCTAHIIAVTLFFGSGAFMYLKPSSAGSMDEGKISSVFYTNVVPMMNPFIYSLRNKDIKLAVRKTLSKRVF from the coding sequence ATGGCTCTTGGAAATGCTTCTCTTGTGACTGAATTCATTCTGGTGGGGCTCACAGACCTACCAGATCTCCAGCTCCCCTTGTTCTGCTTGTTTCTCCTCATGTATGTGGTCACTGTGATGGGAAATTTATGCTTGGTCACTCTTATCAGGCTGAATTctcacctccacacccccatgtactttttcctcttcaatttGTCCTTCATAGACCTCTTTTATTCATCTGTGTTTACACCCAAAATGCTGATTCACTTCACATCCAAGAAAAATATTATCTCCTACATGGGGTGCATGacccaacttttctttttctgtttttttggtatTTCTGAAGCTTATGTGCTGACATCCATGGCCTATgatcgctatgtggccatctgtaaCCCACTTTTGTATAATGTTGCCATGTCCCCTAATGTGTGTTCCCTCCTTATGCTTGGTTCATATCTGATGGCATTCTCAGGTGCCATGGCTCACACTGGATGCATGCTGAGACTGACCTTCTGTGATGCAAACACCATCAACCATTACTTATGTGAcatcctccctctgctccagctctCCTGCACCAGCACGTATGTGAATGAGCTGGTGGTTTTCATTGTGGAGGGTATCAATGTGATTGTGCCCACTGTCACCATCTTTGTGTCTTATGGTTTCATCCTCTCCAGCATCCTGCGCATCAGCTCCACTGAGGGCAGGTCCAAAGCCTTCAGTACCTGTACTGCCCACATAATTGCAGTTACTCTCTTCTTTGGATCAGGTGCATTTATGTATCTTAAACCATCTTCTGCTGGGTCTATGGATGAGGGAAAAATCTCTTCTGTCTTTTATACCAATGTGGTTCCCATGATGAACCCTTTCATTTACAGCTTGAGAAACAAAGACATTAAACTTGCTGTGAGAAAAACTCTGAGTAAGAGAGTGTTTTGA